A region from the Mustela erminea isolate mMusErm1 chromosome 10, mMusErm1.Pri, whole genome shotgun sequence genome encodes:
- the SLC30A2 gene encoding zinc transporter 2 isoform X2 produces MWGPMEPTEKQHLVDARVGARSYTGSLWQEGTGWIPLSPSGLDLQAIDLVTESNHYCHAQKGPGNHSDPKKERARRQLYVASAICLVFMIGEVVGGYLAHSLAVMTDAAHLLTDFASMLVSLFSLWMSSRPATKTMNFGWQRAEILGALLSVLSIWVVTGVLVFLAVERLISGDYEIEGGTMLITSGCAVAVNIIMGLTLHPSGHWHSHDPSQQQENPSVRAAFIHVIGDFLQSIGILVAAYILYFKPEYKYVDPICTFLFSILVLGTTLTILRDVILVLMEGTPKGVDFTAVRDLLLSVEGVEALHSLHIWALTVAQPVLSVHIAIAQNADGQSVLKAASTRLQGKFHFHTMTIQIEDYSEDMKDCQACQGPSD; encoded by the exons ATGTGGGGCCCCATGGAGCCCACGGAGAAACAGCATCTGGTGGACGCCAGGGTGGGAGCCCG GTCTTACACGGGATCTCTGTGGCAGGAGGGGACTGGCTGGATCCCTCTGTCCCCATCTGGCCTGGACTTGCAGGCCATTGATCTAGTCACTGAGAGTAATCATTACTGTCATGCCCAGAAGGGTCCTGGCAATCACTCCGACCCCAAGAAGGAGCGGGCCCGGCGACAGCTTTATGTGGCCTCTGCCATCTGCTTGGTGTTCATGATTGGGGAAGTCGTTG GTGGGTACCTAGCTCACAGCTTGGCGGTCATGACCGATGCAGCCCACTTGCTCACTGACTTTGCCAGCATGCTGGTcagcctcttttctctctggatgTCCTCCCGACCAGCCACCAAGACGATGAACTTCGGCTGGCAGCGAGCTG AGATCCTGGGAGCCCTGCTCTCTGTACTGTCCATCTGGGTCGTGACTGGAGTGCTTGTGTTCCTGGCGGTGGAGAGGCTAATCTCTGGGGACTATGAGATCGAAGGGGGGACCATGCTGATCACATCGGGCTGCGCTGTGGCGGTGAATATCAT AATGGGGTTGACTCTTCACCCGTCTGGCCACTGGCACAGCCACGACCCCAGCCAGCAGCAGGAGAACCCCAGTGTCCGAGCTGCCTTTATCCATGTGATTGGAGACTTTCTGCAGAGCATAGGCATCTTGGTGGCGGCCTATATTTTATACTTCAAG CCAGAGTACAAGTACGTAGACCCCATCTGTaccttcctcttctccatcctgGTCTTGGGGACAACCTTGACCATTCTGAGAGATGTGATCCTGGTGCTGATGGAAG GGACCCCCAAGGGTGTGGACTTCACGGCTGTCCGGGACCTGCTGCTGTCGGTGGAAGGGGTGGAAGCCTTGCACAGCCTGCACATTTGGGCCCTGACCGTGGCCCAGCCTGTGCTGTCTGTCCACATCGCCATCG CTCAGAATGCAGATGGCCAGTCTGTGCTGAAGGCAGCCAGCACCCGCCTGCAGGGCAAGTTCCACTTCCACACCATGACCATCCAGATCGAAGACTACTCGGAGGACATGAAGGACTGTCAGGCATGCCAAGGCCCCTCGGACTGA
- the SLC30A2 gene encoding zinc transporter 2 isoform X1, with product MWGPMEPTEKQHLVDARVGARSYTGSLWQEGTGWIPLSPSGLDLQAIDLVTESNHYCHAQKGPGNHSDPKKERARRQLYVASAICLVFMIGEVVGGYLAHSLAVMTDAAHLLTDFASMLVSLFSLWMSSRPATKTMNFGWQRAEILGALLSVLSIWVVTGVLVFLAVERLISGDYEIEGGTMLITSGCAVAVNIIMGLTLHPSGHWHSHDPSQQQENPSVRAAFIHVIGDFLQSIGILVAAYILYFKPEYKYVDPICTFLFSILVLGTTLTILRDVILVLMEGTPKGVDFTAVRDLLLSVEGVEALHSLHIWALTVAQPVLSVHIAIECRWPVCAEGSQHPPAGQVPLPHHDHPDRRLLGGHEGLSGMPRPLGLTAWPGASGGMDRTCSRWG from the exons ATGTGGGGCCCCATGGAGCCCACGGAGAAACAGCATCTGGTGGACGCCAGGGTGGGAGCCCG GTCTTACACGGGATCTCTGTGGCAGGAGGGGACTGGCTGGATCCCTCTGTCCCCATCTGGCCTGGACTTGCAGGCCATTGATCTAGTCACTGAGAGTAATCATTACTGTCATGCCCAGAAGGGTCCTGGCAATCACTCCGACCCCAAGAAGGAGCGGGCCCGGCGACAGCTTTATGTGGCCTCTGCCATCTGCTTGGTGTTCATGATTGGGGAAGTCGTTG GTGGGTACCTAGCTCACAGCTTGGCGGTCATGACCGATGCAGCCCACTTGCTCACTGACTTTGCCAGCATGCTGGTcagcctcttttctctctggatgTCCTCCCGACCAGCCACCAAGACGATGAACTTCGGCTGGCAGCGAGCTG AGATCCTGGGAGCCCTGCTCTCTGTACTGTCCATCTGGGTCGTGACTGGAGTGCTTGTGTTCCTGGCGGTGGAGAGGCTAATCTCTGGGGACTATGAGATCGAAGGGGGGACCATGCTGATCACATCGGGCTGCGCTGTGGCGGTGAATATCAT AATGGGGTTGACTCTTCACCCGTCTGGCCACTGGCACAGCCACGACCCCAGCCAGCAGCAGGAGAACCCCAGTGTCCGAGCTGCCTTTATCCATGTGATTGGAGACTTTCTGCAGAGCATAGGCATCTTGGTGGCGGCCTATATTTTATACTTCAAG CCAGAGTACAAGTACGTAGACCCCATCTGTaccttcctcttctccatcctgGTCTTGGGGACAACCTTGACCATTCTGAGAGATGTGATCCTGGTGCTGATGGAAG GGACCCCCAAGGGTGTGGACTTCACGGCTGTCCGGGACCTGCTGCTGTCGGTGGAAGGGGTGGAAGCCTTGCACAGCCTGCACATTTGGGCCCTGACCGTGGCCCAGCCTGTGCTGTCTGTCCACATCGCCATCG AATGCAGATGGCCAGTCTGTGCTGAAGGCAGCCAGCACCCGCCTGCAGGGCAAGTTCCACTTCCACACCATGACCATCCAGATCGAAGACTACTCGGAGGACATGAAGGACTGTCAGGCATGCCAAGGCCCCTCGGACTGACTGCCTGGCCAGGTGCCAGCGGAGGCATGGACAGGACCTGCAGCCGCTGGGGCTGA
- the EXTL1 gene encoding exostosin-like 1 isoform X2 — translation MQSWRRKSLWLALSASWLLVLLRVFPLLRLAVPARPRAGAPQGWPHWLDIELLQSFSQPGELPEDDPQPPPAPRGGSCDWGACFDVSKCRGGGLKVFAYPVAGPISDTQRGILASIESSRFSSVSPEEACLLLLLSLEAPAGECSPLPQQWNGGRNHLVLGLHPNFCPQTFQLGQAMVAKASPTVDTFRPGFDVALPLLPEAHPWRGGAPGQLGQHSPHPGVPLLALAEERGGWRTAGTESSACPRDGHCEQDHGPEQTHPGATLPNATFCLIPAHQPDALHFLQALQAGCIPVLLSPRWELPFSEVIDWTKAAIVADERLPFQVLAALQKMPPTRVLALRQQTQFLWDAYFSSVEKVIHTTLEIIQDRIFGAPAHPSLLWNSPPGALLALPTFSTSPSDFPFYHLQRGSRPAGRFSALIWVGAPGQPPLKLIQAVAGSQHCAQILVLWSSEKPPPSRWPKTAVPLTVLAGQRKASDRFFPHRALSTDALLSLDAQSSLTTSEVDFAFVVWQSFPERMVGFLTWSHFWDEARGGWGHTAEKANEFSMVLTSAAFYHRRLGTQTHSRWPRTASIRWWPSLATCLWSPLAFVWTQYCSRTRSPCCARSTAAWRSPSLDQQSPQSCSWGGAAPAEGWEGLSPLPWDV, via the exons ATGCAGTCGTGGAGAAGAAAGTCCCTCTGGCTGGCACTGTCGGCCTCTTGGCTCCTCGTCCTTCTGAGAGTCTTCCCCCTCCTCCGTCTGGCAGTGCCTGCCAGACCCCGGGCGGGTGCCCCCCAAGGCTGGCCCCACTGGCTGGACATAGAGCTCCTGCAGAGTTTCTCCCAGCCTGGGGAGCTCCCAGAAGATGACCCTCAACCTCCTCCAGCCCCCCGTGGTGGCAGCTGCGACTGGGGAGCTTGCTTTGATGTCTCCAAGTGCAGGGGTGGTGGTCTCAAAGTGTTCGCTTACCCAGTGGCTGGACCGATCTCTGACACTCAGCGTGGGATCCTGGCTTCCATTGAGAGCTCCCGCTTCAGCTCCGTCAGCCCTGAGgaggcctgcctcctcctcctcctcagcctggaAGCCCCAGCTGGGGAGTGCAGCCCCTTGCCCCAGCAGTGGAACGGTGGAAGGAACCATCTGGTCCTCGGTCTCCACCCAAACTTCTGCCCCCAGACCTTCCAACTGGGACAGGCGATGGTGGCCAAGGCCAGCCCCACAGTGGACACCTTCCGGCCTGGCTTTGACGTGGCCCTCCCGCTTCTCCCCGAAGCCCACCCATGGCGAGGTGGGGCCCCTGGCCAGCTGGGACAGCACAGCCCCCACCCTGGGGTGCCCCTGCTAGCcctggcagaggagaggggcgGGTGGCGCACGGCAGGCACTGAGTCCTCTGCCTGCCCCCGGGATGGGCACTGTGAGCAGGACCACGGACCTGAGCA GACCCACCCTGGGGCAACGCTCCCCAATGCTACCTTCTGCCTCATCCCTGCCCACCAACCTGACGCCTTGCACTTCCTCCAAGCCCTGCAG GCCGGCTGTATCCCTGTGCTTCTCAGCCCTCGGTGGGAGCTGCCCTTCTCCGAGGTCATCGATTGGACCAAGGCGGCCATCGTGGCTGATGAGAGGCTCCCATTTCAG GTCCTCGCTGCCCTCCAGAAGATGCCCCCCACCCGGGTCCTTGCCCTGCGTCAGCAGACCCAGTTTCTGTGGGATGCCTACTTCTCCTCAGTGGAGAAGGTCATCCATACCACTCTGGAG ATTATTCAGGACCGGATCTTTGGAGCACCTGCTCACCCCTCGCTCCTGTGGAACAGCCCTCCAGGCGCCCTCCTGGCCCTGCCCACTTTTTCTACAAGCCCCTCGGACTTCCCCTTCTACCACCTACAGCGGG GCTCTCGGCCTGCCGGCAGGTTCAGTGCCCTGATTTGGGTGGGGGCCCCAGGCCAGCCCCCACTGAAGCTCATCCAGGCGGTGGCAGGCTCCCAGCATTGTGCCCAG ATCCTGGTTCTCTGGAGCAGTGAGAAGCCACCCCCTTCCAGGTGGCCCAAGACAGCAGTGCCCTTGACAGTGCTGGCCGGGCAGAGGAAG GCCAGCGACCGCTTCTTCCCGCACCGAGCCCTCAGTACGGATGCCCTCCTCAGCCTCGACGCACAGAGCAGTCTTACCACAAGCGAG GTGGACTTCGCTTTTGTGGTATGGCAGAGCTTCCCGGAGCGGATGGTGGGTTTCCTGACATGGAGCCACTTCTGGGATGAGGCCCGGGGTGGCTGGGGCCACACTGCCGAGAAGGCCAACGAGTTCTCCATGGTTCTCACATCAGCTGCCTTCTACCACAG GCGCCTGGGGACCCAGACCCACAGCCGCTGGCCCAGGACTGCATCAATCAGATGGTGGCCGAGTTTGGCTACATGCCTCTGGTCTCCTCTCGCCTTCGTCTGGACCCAGTACTGTTCAAGGACCCGGTCTCCGTGCTGCGCAAGAAGTACCGCAGCCTGGAGAAGCCCTAGCTTGGACCAGCAGAGCCCCCAGTCCTGCTCCTGGGGGGGCGCTGCTCCTGCAGAGGGTTGGGAGGGGCTCAGCCCCCTCCCTTGGGACGTCTGA
- the EXTL1 gene encoding exostosin-like 1 isoform X1, whose protein sequence is MQSWRRKSLWLALSASWLLVLLRVFPLLRLAVPARPRAGAPQGWPHWLDIELLQSFSQPGELPEDDPQPPPAPRGGSCDWGACFDVSKCRGGGLKVFAYPVAGPISDTQRGILASIESSRFSSVSPEEACLLLLLSLEAPAGECSPLPQQWNGGRNHLVLGLHPNFCPQTFQLGQAMVAKASPTVDTFRPGFDVALPLLPEAHPWRGGAPGQLGQHSPHPGVPLLALAEERGGWRTAGTESSACPRDGHCEQDHGPEQTHPGATLPNATFCLIPAHQPDALHFLQALQAGCIPVLLSPRWELPFSEVIDWTKAAIVADERLPFQVLAALQKMPPTRVLALRQQTQFLWDAYFSSVEKVIHTTLEIIQDRIFGAPAHPSLLWNSPPGALLALPTFSTSPSDFPFYHLQRGSRPAGRFSALIWVGAPGQPPLKLIQAVAGSQHCAQILVLWSSEKPPPSRWPKTAVPLTVLAGQRKASDRFFPHRALSTDALLSLDAQSSLTTSEVDFAFVVWQSFPERMVGFLTWSHFWDEARGGWGHTAEKANEFSMVLTSAAFYHRYYHTLFTHSLPKALRTLADEAPSCVDILMNSLVAAVTKLPPIKVPYGKQHLEASPPLAPGDPDPQPLAQDCINQMVAEFGYMPLVSSRLRLDPVLFKDPVSVLRKKYRSLEKP, encoded by the exons ATGCAGTCGTGGAGAAGAAAGTCCCTCTGGCTGGCACTGTCGGCCTCTTGGCTCCTCGTCCTTCTGAGAGTCTTCCCCCTCCTCCGTCTGGCAGTGCCTGCCAGACCCCGGGCGGGTGCCCCCCAAGGCTGGCCCCACTGGCTGGACATAGAGCTCCTGCAGAGTTTCTCCCAGCCTGGGGAGCTCCCAGAAGATGACCCTCAACCTCCTCCAGCCCCCCGTGGTGGCAGCTGCGACTGGGGAGCTTGCTTTGATGTCTCCAAGTGCAGGGGTGGTGGTCTCAAAGTGTTCGCTTACCCAGTGGCTGGACCGATCTCTGACACTCAGCGTGGGATCCTGGCTTCCATTGAGAGCTCCCGCTTCAGCTCCGTCAGCCCTGAGgaggcctgcctcctcctcctcctcagcctggaAGCCCCAGCTGGGGAGTGCAGCCCCTTGCCCCAGCAGTGGAACGGTGGAAGGAACCATCTGGTCCTCGGTCTCCACCCAAACTTCTGCCCCCAGACCTTCCAACTGGGACAGGCGATGGTGGCCAAGGCCAGCCCCACAGTGGACACCTTCCGGCCTGGCTTTGACGTGGCCCTCCCGCTTCTCCCCGAAGCCCACCCATGGCGAGGTGGGGCCCCTGGCCAGCTGGGACAGCACAGCCCCCACCCTGGGGTGCCCCTGCTAGCcctggcagaggagaggggcgGGTGGCGCACGGCAGGCACTGAGTCCTCTGCCTGCCCCCGGGATGGGCACTGTGAGCAGGACCACGGACCTGAGCA GACCCACCCTGGGGCAACGCTCCCCAATGCTACCTTCTGCCTCATCCCTGCCCACCAACCTGACGCCTTGCACTTCCTCCAAGCCCTGCAG GCCGGCTGTATCCCTGTGCTTCTCAGCCCTCGGTGGGAGCTGCCCTTCTCCGAGGTCATCGATTGGACCAAGGCGGCCATCGTGGCTGATGAGAGGCTCCCATTTCAG GTCCTCGCTGCCCTCCAGAAGATGCCCCCCACCCGGGTCCTTGCCCTGCGTCAGCAGACCCAGTTTCTGTGGGATGCCTACTTCTCCTCAGTGGAGAAGGTCATCCATACCACTCTGGAG ATTATTCAGGACCGGATCTTTGGAGCACCTGCTCACCCCTCGCTCCTGTGGAACAGCCCTCCAGGCGCCCTCCTGGCCCTGCCCACTTTTTCTACAAGCCCCTCGGACTTCCCCTTCTACCACCTACAGCGGG GCTCTCGGCCTGCCGGCAGGTTCAGTGCCCTGATTTGGGTGGGGGCCCCAGGCCAGCCCCCACTGAAGCTCATCCAGGCGGTGGCAGGCTCCCAGCATTGTGCCCAG ATCCTGGTTCTCTGGAGCAGTGAGAAGCCACCCCCTTCCAGGTGGCCCAAGACAGCAGTGCCCTTGACAGTGCTGGCCGGGCAGAGGAAG GCCAGCGACCGCTTCTTCCCGCACCGAGCCCTCAGTACGGATGCCCTCCTCAGCCTCGACGCACAGAGCAGTCTTACCACAAGCGAG GTGGACTTCGCTTTTGTGGTATGGCAGAGCTTCCCGGAGCGGATGGTGGGTTTCCTGACATGGAGCCACTTCTGGGATGAGGCCCGGGGTGGCTGGGGCCACACTGCCGAGAAGGCCAACGAGTTCTCCATGGTTCTCACATCAGCTGCCTTCTACCACAG ATACTACCACAccctcttcacccactccctGCCCAAGGCTCTGAGAACTCTGGCAGATGAAGCACCCAGCTGTGTGGACATCCTGATGAACTCCCTGGTAGCAGCAGTCACCAAGCTGCCCCCTATCAAGGTGCCCTATGGGAAGCAGCATCTGGAGGCCAGCCCTCCCCTG GCGCCTGGGGACCCAGACCCACAGCCGCTGGCCCAGGACTGCATCAATCAGATGGTGGCCGAGTTTGGCTACATGCCTCTGGTCTCCTCTCGCCTTCGTCTGGACCCAGTACTGTTCAAGGACCCGGTCTCCGTGCTGCGCAAGAAGTACCGCAGCCTGGAGAAGCCCTAG
- the EXTL1 gene encoding exostosin-like 1 isoform X3 — MQSWRRKSLWLALSASWLLVLLRVFPLLRLAVPARPRAGAPQGWPHWLDIELLQSFSQPGELPEDDPQPPPAPRGGSCDWGACFDVSKCRGGGLKVFAYPVAGPISDTQRGILASIESSRFSSVSPEEACLLLLLSLEAPAGECSPLPQQWNGGRNHLVLGLHPNFCPQTFQLGQAMVAKASPTVDTFRPGFDVALPLLPEAHPWRGGAPGQLGQHSPHPGVPLLALAEERGGWRTAGTESSACPRDGHCEQDHGPEQTHPGATLPNATFCLIPAHQPDALHFLQALQAGCIPVLLSPRWELPFSEVIDWTKAAIVADERLPFQVLAALQKMPPTRVLALRQQTQFLWDAYFSSVEKVIHTTLEIIQDRIFGAPAHPSLLWNSPPGALLALPTFSTSPSDFPFYHLQRGSRPAGRFSALIWVGAPGQPPLKLIQAVAGSQHCAQILVLWSSEKPPPSRWPKTAVPLTVLAGQRKASDRFFPHRALSTDALLSLDAQSSLTTSEVDFAFVVWQSFPERMVGFLTWSHFWDEARGGWGHTAEKANEFSMVLTSAAFYHRSTTSESYDGQISSALVRPQLSLSPHRADMII; from the exons ATGCAGTCGTGGAGAAGAAAGTCCCTCTGGCTGGCACTGTCGGCCTCTTGGCTCCTCGTCCTTCTGAGAGTCTTCCCCCTCCTCCGTCTGGCAGTGCCTGCCAGACCCCGGGCGGGTGCCCCCCAAGGCTGGCCCCACTGGCTGGACATAGAGCTCCTGCAGAGTTTCTCCCAGCCTGGGGAGCTCCCAGAAGATGACCCTCAACCTCCTCCAGCCCCCCGTGGTGGCAGCTGCGACTGGGGAGCTTGCTTTGATGTCTCCAAGTGCAGGGGTGGTGGTCTCAAAGTGTTCGCTTACCCAGTGGCTGGACCGATCTCTGACACTCAGCGTGGGATCCTGGCTTCCATTGAGAGCTCCCGCTTCAGCTCCGTCAGCCCTGAGgaggcctgcctcctcctcctcctcagcctggaAGCCCCAGCTGGGGAGTGCAGCCCCTTGCCCCAGCAGTGGAACGGTGGAAGGAACCATCTGGTCCTCGGTCTCCACCCAAACTTCTGCCCCCAGACCTTCCAACTGGGACAGGCGATGGTGGCCAAGGCCAGCCCCACAGTGGACACCTTCCGGCCTGGCTTTGACGTGGCCCTCCCGCTTCTCCCCGAAGCCCACCCATGGCGAGGTGGGGCCCCTGGCCAGCTGGGACAGCACAGCCCCCACCCTGGGGTGCCCCTGCTAGCcctggcagaggagaggggcgGGTGGCGCACGGCAGGCACTGAGTCCTCTGCCTGCCCCCGGGATGGGCACTGTGAGCAGGACCACGGACCTGAGCA GACCCACCCTGGGGCAACGCTCCCCAATGCTACCTTCTGCCTCATCCCTGCCCACCAACCTGACGCCTTGCACTTCCTCCAAGCCCTGCAG GCCGGCTGTATCCCTGTGCTTCTCAGCCCTCGGTGGGAGCTGCCCTTCTCCGAGGTCATCGATTGGACCAAGGCGGCCATCGTGGCTGATGAGAGGCTCCCATTTCAG GTCCTCGCTGCCCTCCAGAAGATGCCCCCCACCCGGGTCCTTGCCCTGCGTCAGCAGACCCAGTTTCTGTGGGATGCCTACTTCTCCTCAGTGGAGAAGGTCATCCATACCACTCTGGAG ATTATTCAGGACCGGATCTTTGGAGCACCTGCTCACCCCTCGCTCCTGTGGAACAGCCCTCCAGGCGCCCTCCTGGCCCTGCCCACTTTTTCTACAAGCCCCTCGGACTTCCCCTTCTACCACCTACAGCGGG GCTCTCGGCCTGCCGGCAGGTTCAGTGCCCTGATTTGGGTGGGGGCCCCAGGCCAGCCCCCACTGAAGCTCATCCAGGCGGTGGCAGGCTCCCAGCATTGTGCCCAG ATCCTGGTTCTCTGGAGCAGTGAGAAGCCACCCCCTTCCAGGTGGCCCAAGACAGCAGTGCCCTTGACAGTGCTGGCCGGGCAGAGGAAG GCCAGCGACCGCTTCTTCCCGCACCGAGCCCTCAGTACGGATGCCCTCCTCAGCCTCGACGCACAGAGCAGTCTTACCACAAGCGAG GTGGACTTCGCTTTTGTGGTATGGCAGAGCTTCCCGGAGCGGATGGTGGGTTTCCTGACATGGAGCCACTTCTGGGATGAGGCCCGGGGTGGCTGGGGCCACACTGCCGAGAAGGCCAACGAGTTCTCCATGGTTCTCACATCAGCTGCCTTCTACCACAG ATCTACCACATCCGAGTCGTATGATGGGCAAATCTCCTCAGCTCTTGTGAGGCCTCAACTTTCTTTGTCACCTCACAGGGCTGATATGATAATCTGA